From Natranaeroarchaeum aerophilus, one genomic window encodes:
- a CDS encoding DUF1616 domain-containing protein, protein MSGDKSTTERARELVTSGSADATFVIGYVGVVGTLLYVADIGGVVRTILGLPILLVLPGYALVSLAFPGGTDETRPPPGSEESSVGLLATGVPGWYERLALSVGMSVALLPLFGLVLATTPWGFSAGPVLVSLAVFIVVVMLGGVARRVQLPEEERFQYPGAASDTSLFPEGSPVDGVLNAVLLASVILAMGAVAYGLAAPQLEAGSTEVQLLTETDDGELVAGEYPEAIPPGESAEMIIGVTSDGTESSTYTVVIEAQHVEEDGDELAVLEEAELGRLQLTPEPGERATQETTISPPMAGENIRLNYYLYEGDAPEDADSETADDHLWITVDGV, encoded by the coding sequence ATGAGTGGGGACAAATCCACCACAGAGCGGGCCCGAGAGCTAGTTACCTCTGGTTCCGCGGACGCGACGTTCGTCATCGGCTACGTCGGCGTGGTTGGGACGCTCCTGTATGTTGCCGACATCGGCGGAGTCGTTCGAACGATTCTGGGACTACCCATCCTCCTCGTCTTGCCCGGCTACGCGCTCGTCTCGCTCGCGTTTCCGGGGGGGACCGACGAAACACGGCCGCCCCCGGGGAGTGAAGAGTCGTCAGTTGGGCTGCTCGCGACCGGTGTTCCGGGGTGGTACGAGCGGCTTGCCCTGTCGGTCGGGATGAGCGTCGCACTCTTGCCCCTGTTCGGTCTCGTTCTGGCGACAACGCCGTGGGGGTTCTCCGCCGGCCCGGTGCTTGTCTCTCTGGCCGTGTTCATCGTTGTCGTGATGCTCGGCGGGGTCGCACGGCGGGTCCAGCTCCCCGAGGAAGAACGGTTTCAGTATCCGGGTGCCGCGTCGGATACCAGCCTGTTCCCGGAGGGTAGTCCTGTCGACGGAGTTCTCAACGCCGTTCTTCTGGCAAGCGTCATTCTCGCGATGGGGGCGGTCGCGTACGGGCTGGCTGCACCCCAGCTGGAAGCGGGCTCGACAGAGGTACAACTGCTCACTGAAACCGATGACGGAGAACTCGTCGCCGGAGAGTATCCGGAGGCAATCCCACCGGGTGAGAGCGCCGAAATGATCATTGGCGTTACCAGCGACGGGACGGAGTCGTCGACGTATACCGTCGTCATCGAGGCCCAGCATGTCGAGGAAGATGGCGACGAGTTAGCCGTCCTCGAGGAGGCGGAACTCGGTCGGCTACAGCTCACTCCGGAGCCGGGCGAGCGTGCGACCCAGGAAACCACGATCTCGCCACCCATGGCGGGCGAGAACATCCGGCTCAACTACTACCTCTACGAGGGTGATGCACCAGAGGACGCCGATTCCGAGACGGCAGATGACCACCTCTGGATTACCGTCGACGGCGTGTGA
- a CDS encoding winged helix-turn-helix domain-containing protein: MNDEWDEIGFVISSRYRVEVLRRLSEGPATPTQIASDSGAGIAHISRALSSLRERTLVDLLVSEDRKKGRVYGITEAGEEIWEQIQAENMVE; the protein is encoded by the coding sequence ATGAATGATGAATGGGACGAGATCGGCTTCGTTATCAGCTCGCGGTATCGTGTGGAAGTACTTCGGAGACTGTCAGAGGGTCCGGCGACGCCGACCCAGATAGCCAGCGACTCCGGGGCGGGGATTGCCCACATTTCACGGGCACTCAGTAGTTTGCGTGAGCGAACACTGGTGGACCTGCTCGTTTCGGAGGATCGCAAAAAGGGCCGTGTCTACGGGATTACGGAGGCCGGAGAAGAGATCTGGGAACAGATCCAGGCCGAGAACATGGTCGAGTGA